A stretch of Geomonas oryzisoli DNA encodes these proteins:
- a CDS encoding type II toxin-antitoxin system YhaV family toxin: protein MVSNESRIRFHAAFEQVLDELIAVVAKEKERNPQTYKTSPQAKLLARVYRAIKDEIPADPQHASYYQGEAEGHAYRQWRRAKPTKEHRLFFKWDKETNAIIYAWLNSEVSLVKYRSHMEAYRAFRVKSKG from the coding sequence ATGGTGAGCAACGAGTCGCGCATCCGCTTTCACGCCGCGTTCGAACAGGTGCTGGACGAACTGATCGCCGTGGTGGCCAAGGAAAAGGAGAGGAATCCGCAGACCTATAAGACCTCACCGCAGGCGAAACTGCTGGCGCGGGTGTACCGGGCCATCAAGGACGAGATACCCGCAGACCCGCAGCACGCCTCGTACTACCAGGGGGAGGCCGAGGGGCACGCCTACCGGCAGTGGCGCCGGGCCAAGCCGACCAAGGAGCACCGCCTCTTCTTCAAGTGGGACAAGGAGACCAACGCCATCATCTACGCTTGGCTGAACAGCGAGGTGAGCCTGGTGAAATACAGAAGCCACATGGAGGCGTATCGGGCGTTCAGGGTGAAAAGCAAGGGTTGA
- a CDS encoding 4'-phosphopantetheinyl transferase family protein, with protein sequence MIPVPGLEPVRAQYRLEPLQRPEHDKERLIGFLSQDELRRGARLLDPEKRELFLVGRGLVREILADLVGEEPGRLVFAEGEFGKPSLVAGQAAEGLRFNVSHSGGQLLIAACYGAEIGVDLEEIRQELAFRPMAERYFSVREREELFGLDPRQQLEAFYRCWTRKEAYMKATGSGFSQPSTGFDVSLRPGEPAALLGHGAEPAELGRWRLVDLPVPSGYCAALALNSSPWRGEVGRGDIPSNC encoded by the coding sequence TTGATACCGGTCCCCGGACTGGAGCCGGTGCGCGCGCAGTACCGCCTCGAACCGCTGCAGCGCCCGGAGCACGACAAGGAACGCCTTATCGGCTTCTTAAGCCAAGACGAACTGCGGCGCGGGGCGAGGCTGCTCGATCCTGAAAAGCGGGAACTGTTCCTGGTCGGGCGCGGCTTGGTGCGGGAGATTCTGGCGGATCTTGTCGGTGAGGAACCCGGACGGCTCGTGTTTGCGGAAGGCGAGTTCGGGAAGCCGTCCCTGGTCGCTGGGCAGGCGGCCGAAGGGCTGCGCTTCAACGTTTCCCATTCCGGCGGTCAATTGTTGATAGCAGCGTGTTACGGTGCGGAGATAGGAGTCGACCTCGAAGAGATACGGCAGGAGCTGGCGTTTCGCCCCATGGCGGAGCGCTATTTTTCTGTGCGGGAACGTGAAGAGTTGTTCGGGTTGGACCCGCGGCAGCAACTGGAAGCGTTCTACCGCTGCTGGACCAGGAAGGAAGCTTATATGAAGGCGACCGGCAGCGGTTTCTCCCAACCATCCACCGGGTTCGACGTGTCGCTGCGGCCGGGGGAACCGGCGGCCCTTCTGGGGCACGGTGCGGAGCCCGCCGAGCTTGGTCGCTGGCGCCTCGTAGACCTGCCGGTCCCCTCCGGTTATTGCGCAGCCTTGGCACTGAACTCCTCCCCCTGGAGGGGGGAGGTTGGGAGGGGGGACATACCAAGCAACTGCTGA
- a CDS encoding NAD-dependent epimerase/dehydratase family protein, translating to MRALVTGGGGFLGSAIVRQLRTRGDEVVSFSRGEYPELAALGVEQRRGDLSNLNAVVDAAKGCDIIFHVAAKAGIWGDFQEYYLANVVGTENVIAACRILGIRRLVHTGSPSVVFDGSDVEGGDESLPYPTHFEAHYPHTKALAEQALLAANSRTLSTVSLRPHLIWGPGDNHLVPRIVTKGRAGALRRIGTRTCLVDTVYVENAAEAHLNAADRLTADAPLAGKAYFISNGEPIALWDMVNAILEAAGVPPVTRTIPAGVAYAAGVACEVAWKTLRLSGEPPMTRFVAKELATSHWFDISAARRDLGYTPRISTQEGLKLLRASFEAGA from the coding sequence ATGCGCGCGCTAGTCACCGGAGGTGGAGGTTTTCTCGGCTCGGCCATCGTCAGGCAGTTGCGCACCCGCGGCGACGAGGTGGTCAGTTTCTCGCGTGGCGAGTACCCGGAGCTGGCAGCACTGGGCGTGGAGCAGCGTCGCGGCGACCTTTCCAACCTTAACGCCGTGGTCGATGCGGCGAAGGGGTGCGACATTATCTTCCATGTCGCAGCCAAGGCCGGCATTTGGGGTGACTTCCAGGAGTACTACCTGGCCAACGTCGTCGGCACCGAGAACGTGATCGCCGCCTGCCGCATCTTAGGCATCCGGCGCCTGGTTCACACCGGCTCGCCCAGCGTCGTCTTCGACGGGTCCGACGTCGAGGGGGGCGACGAGTCCCTCCCCTACCCCACCCATTTCGAGGCGCATTACCCGCACACCAAGGCGCTCGCGGAGCAGGCGCTCCTTGCCGCCAACTCGCGCACCCTGTCCACCGTATCGTTGCGTCCCCACCTGATCTGGGGACCGGGCGACAACCACCTGGTGCCGCGCATCGTCACCAAGGGACGCGCCGGCGCCTTGAGGCGCATCGGCACGCGCACCTGTCTGGTCGACACCGTGTACGTGGAGAATGCCGCCGAGGCGCACCTGAACGCGGCGGACCGCCTCACCGCCGACGCCCCGCTCGCCGGGAAGGCGTACTTCATCTCCAACGGCGAGCCCATCGCGCTGTGGGATATGGTGAACGCGATCCTGGAGGCGGCCGGTGTCCCGCCGGTCACCCGCACCATTCCGGCCGGAGTCGCTTATGCCGCCGGCGTCGCCTGCGAGGTCGCCTGGAAGACGCTCAGGCTTTCCGGCGAGCCTCCCATGACCCGCTTCGTCGCCAAGGAACTGGCCACGTCCCACTGGTTCGATATCTCCGCTGCCCGCAGGGACCTCGGCTATACCCCCCGCATCTCGACGCAGGAGGGGCTGAAGCTTCTGCGCGCATCGTTCGAGGCGGGAGCTTGA
- a CDS encoding fatty acid CoA ligase family protein, with protein sequence MSETQFVNIAAHLPEMARRQPDTRAIIFPRGKRSLTFSELNGLSDKIARGLIANGICSGVRTVLMVTPSPEFFALTFALFKVGAVPVLIDPGLGIKNLKQCFSEAEPHAFIGIPKAHIARKLFGWGKETIRTCVTVGPRLFWEGTTLAKIIAEQQDDSPFTLAPTQKDDVAAILFTSGSTGIPKGAIYSHGNFSAQVKALKEVYGIEPGEIDLPTFPLFALFAPALGMTAVIPEMDFTRPGSVDPRKIVGPINEYGVTTMFGSPALINRVGRYGVEHGIKLPTLRRAISAGAPVPASVLERFTSLLNPGVQVFTPYGATEALPVCSIGSTEILEETRKITDAGGGVCVGRPVEGIRLEIIQITDNPIYGWDDELRVPTGKIGEIVVQGEQVTRGYYNRPESDHLSKIIDPATGSFFHRMGDLGGRDEDGRVWFCGRKSHRVETEGGPLYTIPCEAVFNTHPAVFRSALVGVGEPGALTPVICIELEKNVKVDQEQVRTELKTLAEEHIHTRSIETILFHPAFPVDIRHNAKIFREKLAVWAAETLKCAR encoded by the coding sequence ATGTCCGAGACCCAATTCGTCAACATAGCTGCGCACCTGCCCGAGATGGCTAGGCGCCAGCCGGACACCAGGGCGATCATCTTCCCCAGGGGGAAGCGGAGCCTCACCTTCTCCGAGCTGAACGGCCTGAGCGATAAGATCGCGCGCGGGTTGATCGCCAACGGCATCTGCAGCGGCGTACGCACTGTGCTCATGGTGACGCCGAGCCCGGAGTTCTTCGCCCTCACCTTCGCCCTGTTCAAGGTGGGTGCGGTGCCGGTACTCATCGACCCGGGGCTCGGGATCAAGAACCTGAAGCAGTGTTTCTCCGAGGCGGAACCGCACGCCTTCATCGGCATCCCCAAGGCGCACATAGCGCGCAAGCTCTTTGGCTGGGGGAAAGAAACCATCCGCACCTGTGTCACCGTCGGACCGCGCCTGTTCTGGGAGGGGACCACGCTCGCGAAGATCATCGCCGAGCAGCAGGACGATTCCCCCTTCACGCTCGCTCCGACCCAGAAGGACGACGTCGCGGCGATCCTCTTTACCAGCGGCAGCACCGGCATCCCCAAGGGGGCGATCTACAGCCACGGGAACTTTTCCGCGCAGGTCAAGGCGCTTAAAGAGGTCTACGGCATCGAACCGGGCGAGATCGATCTCCCCACCTTCCCGCTTTTCGCCCTGTTCGCCCCGGCGCTCGGCATGACCGCGGTGATCCCGGAGATGGACTTCACCCGCCCCGGTTCGGTCGATCCGCGCAAGATCGTGGGGCCTATCAACGAATACGGCGTGACCACCATGTTCGGTTCCCCCGCCCTCATCAACCGGGTGGGACGCTACGGCGTCGAGCACGGCATCAAACTCCCGACCCTGCGCCGCGCCATCTCCGCCGGTGCGCCGGTCCCGGCCTCCGTTTTGGAGCGTTTCACGAGCCTTCTCAATCCGGGCGTGCAGGTGTTCACCCCCTACGGCGCTACCGAGGCGCTCCCGGTCTGTTCCATCGGCAGCACCGAGATCCTTGAGGAAACCCGCAAGATCACTGACGCAGGTGGCGGGGTCTGCGTGGGGCGCCCGGTCGAAGGGATCCGTCTGGAGATCATCCAGATCACCGACAACCCCATCTATGGCTGGGATGACGAATTGCGCGTCCCAACGGGAAAGATCGGCGAGATCGTGGTGCAGGGAGAGCAGGTGACCCGCGGTTACTACAACCGTCCGGAATCGGACCACCTCTCCAAGATCATCGATCCGGCCACCGGTTCCTTCTTTCACCGCATGGGCGATCTGGGCGGCAGGGACGAAGATGGTCGCGTCTGGTTCTGCGGCCGCAAGTCCCATCGCGTCGAGACCGAGGGCGGCCCGCTCTACACCATCCCGTGCGAGGCCGTCTTCAACACGCATCCCGCCGTGTTCCGCAGCGCCCTGGTGGGCGTTGGCGAGCCGGGCGCCCTCACTCCGGTGATCTGCATCGAACTGGAGAAGAACGTCAAGGTCGACCAGGAGCAGGTGCGCACGGAGCTGAAAACGCTGGCAGAAGAGCATATCCACACCCGCTCCATCGAAACCATCCTGTTCCACCCCGCCTTCCCGGTGGATATCCGGCACAACGCCAAGATCTTCAGGGAGAAGCTGGCGGTCTGGGCCGCGGAGACCCTTAAATGCGCGCGCTAG
- a CDS encoding alpha/beta fold hydrolase — translation MRDAVKNYYPFTGRTLDLDGLSYHYLDEGTGAPVVMVHGNPSWSIYYRNLVLALRDNYRCIVPDHIGCGFSDKPGDDHYDYTLSRRIDDLERLIDSLDLQGKITLVVHDWGGMIGMGYASRHPERIGRIVVLNTAAFHLPKEKTFPLGLKICRDTLLGTLLVRGFNAFSVGASIVGCKKNPMSQELMQAYRAPYDSWQNRIATLRFVQDIPLAPGDRGYELVSEIADGLDRFRDLPMAIFWGELDFVFDTTFLAEWQRRFPKAQVKSYPDAGHYVLEDMKEEVVPLIVQFMQQTETRETA, via the coding sequence GTGAGAGACGCCGTGAAAAACTACTATCCCTTCACCGGCCGCACCCTCGACCTCGACGGCCTTTCGTACCACTACCTGGACGAAGGGACCGGCGCGCCGGTGGTCATGGTGCACGGCAACCCGTCCTGGTCTATCTACTACCGAAACCTGGTGCTGGCGCTGCGCGACAACTACCGCTGCATCGTGCCGGATCACATCGGCTGCGGCTTCTCCGACAAGCCCGGCGACGACCACTACGACTACACCCTCTCCCGCCGCATCGACGATCTGGAGCGCCTCATCGATTCCCTCGATCTGCAGGGGAAGATCACCCTGGTGGTGCACGACTGGGGCGGGATGATCGGCATGGGGTACGCGAGCCGCCACCCCGAGCGCATCGGCCGCATCGTGGTCCTCAATACCGCGGCCTTCCACCTTCCCAAGGAGAAGACCTTCCCGCTGGGGTTGAAGATCTGCCGCGACACGCTGCTGGGAACCCTTTTGGTGCGCGGTTTCAATGCCTTCAGCGTCGGCGCCTCAATCGTCGGCTGCAAGAAGAACCCGATGTCGCAGGAGCTGATGCAGGCCTACCGCGCCCCCTACGACTCCTGGCAGAACCGCATCGCCACGCTGCGCTTCGTGCAGGACATCCCGCTGGCGCCCGGCGACCGCGGCTACGAGCTGGTGAGCGAGATCGCCGACGGGCTGGATCGCTTCCGCGACCTCCCCATGGCCATCTTCTGGGGCGAGCTCGACTTTGTGTTCGACACCACCTTCCTCGCCGAATGGCAGCGCCGCTTCCCCAAGGCACAGGTGAAAAGCTACCCCGACGCCGGCCACTACGTGCTGGAAGACATGAAAGAGGAAGTGGTGCCGCTCATCGTCCAATTTATGCAGCAGACCGAGACCCGGGAGACGGCCTGA
- a CDS encoding 3-oxoacyl-ACP synthase III, with protein MKYSKVYIESFGYELAPVVVTSDELEARLEPLYKTLHFTPGQLQALTGIRERRWWEPGFQLSKGAIAAGKKALASAGISPNEIGALLYTGVCRERFEPATACRVAAGLGVSGNAAIFDLSNACLGVLNGILEVANRIELGQIRAGLVVSCESARDINDVMIAKMLEDRSMENFASSLATLTGGSGAVAVLLTDGSFSKSGRRRLRGGITQAAPEHHGLCLWGITPDGKGGYEQSMSTDAVSVMNFGVELGRRTWDEFLPEVGWRETDVDRVVCHQVGSAHQSAILKTLGIPLHKDFTSYEFLGNMGTVSLPLTAALADERDILSAGDRVALLGIGSGLNCLMLGVDW; from the coding sequence ATGAAGTATTCCAAGGTATATATCGAATCTTTCGGTTACGAGCTCGCTCCGGTGGTGGTCACCTCGGATGAGCTCGAGGCGCGGCTGGAGCCGCTTTACAAGACGCTGCACTTCACGCCCGGTCAACTCCAGGCGCTGACCGGAATCCGCGAACGCCGCTGGTGGGAACCCGGCTTCCAGCTCTCCAAGGGCGCCATCGCGGCCGGCAAGAAGGCGCTGGCGTCCGCCGGCATCTCCCCCAACGAGATCGGCGCCCTGCTCTACACCGGCGTCTGCCGGGAACGCTTCGAACCGGCCACCGCCTGCCGCGTCGCCGCGGGCCTCGGTGTTTCCGGCAACGCGGCCATCTTCGACCTCTCCAACGCCTGCCTGGGAGTCCTCAACGGCATCCTGGAGGTGGCCAACCGCATCGAGCTCGGACAGATCCGCGCCGGCCTGGTGGTCTCCTGCGAGAGCGCGCGCGACATCAACGACGTCATGATCGCGAAGATGCTGGAGGACCGCAGCATGGAGAACTTCGCCAGTTCGCTGGCCACCCTCACCGGCGGCTCGGGCGCGGTTGCGGTGCTCCTCACCGACGGCTCCTTCTCCAAGTCCGGCCGCAGGCGGCTGCGCGGCGGCATCACCCAGGCTGCGCCGGAACACCATGGCCTGTGCCTGTGGGGCATCACCCCCGACGGCAAGGGCGGGTACGAGCAGTCCATGAGCACCGACGCGGTGAGCGTCATGAACTTCGGCGTGGAACTGGGTCGACGCACCTGGGACGAATTCCTCCCCGAAGTGGGCTGGAGGGAAACCGACGTGGACCGCGTGGTGTGTCACCAGGTCGGGAGCGCGCACCAGAGCGCCATCCTGAAGACGCTGGGCATCCCCCTGCACAAGGACTTCACCAGCTACGAGTTCCTGGGGAACATGGGGACCGTTTCCCTGCCGCTGACCGCCGCGCTGGCGGACGAGCGCGACATCCTTTCCGCCGGCGACCGGGTGGCCCTGCTGGGCATCGGGAGCGGGCTCAACTGTCTGATGCTGGGAGTGGACTGGTGA